The genomic window ACCTTATAGAAGAGGCTGACATAGAGGAAATAAAAAATAATCTTCACTATCTGAAGGCCCTTGATATTGACCTTTTCTTTGTCTCCACGACTGAAAATATAGGTATAGAAGAAGTTAAGTCCTATATAAGAGGTCATGTTACTGCTTTTGGAGGTCCAAGCGGGGTGGGTAAATCAAGTATATTAAACCTTCTGCAGAAAGGTGTCACCCTAAAGGTCGGAGAGACCAGCAGAAAGTTAAAAAGAGGAAAGCATACCACAAGAGCTACGACTCTTCTTCCCTTAAAAGAGGAGGGGTTTGTAATAGATACTCCTGGATTCTCCTCAGTGGATCTTCCAGAGATAGAAAATGTACAGGAACTTATAGATCTTTTTCCTGAATTTGACATTGATAAGCCGTGCAAATTCTCAAACTGCATCCACGTAAATGAGCCTGGATGTGTTGTGAAAGACGCTGTTGAAGATGGATCGATTTCAAAAGAAAGATATGAGTTTTTCCTGAGATGTTATGAAAAATTAAAAATGGAAAGGTGGAATAAATTATGATAAAGGTAGCTCCGTCTATTCTTTCAGCGGATTTTAGTAAATTAGGAGAGGAAATCACCTCTATAACTGAATCTGGAGCTGACATGATACATATTGACGTTATGGACGGGATGTTTGTCCCAAACATATCCTTCGGACCGGTGGTAATAAAGTCAATAAGAGATAAATCAAACCTTTGTTTTGATGTACATCTTATGATCGAAAGCCCGGAGAGATACATCGATGAGTTTGTAAAGGCAGGTGCCGACCTCATCACTGTCCACGCAGAATCTACAACACATCTTCACAGAACAATACAGCAGATAAAAGCCCACGGAATAAAAGCAGCAGTTTCTCTGAACCCTGCCACTTCTGTAGAGTCTTTAAAATATGTCATTGACGAATTGGATATGGTCCTTTTGATGTCTGTAAACCCAGGTTTCGGTGGACAAAAATTTATCCCTTCCACCCTTGAGAAAATAAAAGAGGTAAGGTCTATGAATGCAAACATAGATATACAGGTGGATGGAGGGATTACAGACGAAACTGTAAAAGATTGTATAGAAGCTGGGGCCAATGTCTTTGTAGCTGGTTCTTACGTTTTCTCTGGAAATTACAAGGAGAGAATAGAAAGTCTAAAAAAGTAGGTGAATTTTATGGTTTTAGAAAAGGTTAATATAGTTTTGGAAGATTTTTACAAGCTTTTTTATGAAACTGAAGATCTTGCTCTAAAACAGGGAATAAAATGTCTTACTCATACTGAACTTCATGTTATTGAAGCTATCGGAAGTGATTCACTTACCATGAACGAACTTTCTGACAGACTAGGTATAACAATGGGGACAGCCACAGTAGCCATATCAAAACTTTCCGAAAAGGGATTTATCAACAGGATGAGATCAGATCTTGACAGAAGAAAAGTGTTTGTATCCCTATCTAGAAAGGGCGACGAGGCTTTAAATTACCATACAAACTACCATAATATGATAATGTCGAGTATAACTAAAAATATAGATCCCAAGGATATAGAGGTTTTCGTAAGTGTTTTTGAGAAAATTTTGAAAAATCTGCGAGAGAAAATAGATTACTTTAAGCCAAATCCAATAACTGATTTCCCAAAAAACTATCTTGTGAGTATCATCGATATAAAAGGGACGCCGATTATAAAGGCTTTTTTCAGGGATCAAGGGATAGAGGTATACAGTGTTATAAAAATAATTTCTAATAATCTAAAAACTATAACCGTAGAAAAAAAGGATGGATCTCTTTTAGAGATAAACGTATTAGACGCAAAGAATTTAATAGCGGTTAAAAAAGAATCATAACTTACCTTTCTGAGGTAGGTTCTTTTTTTTCTGAAAAGGAGATGGTAAAGTGCTTTATTTAGACGGCATATCTATAAATAAGCTTAAAGATGAACTGGCCGAAGTTTTGACAGGGAGAAAAGTAACCAAGATTTTTCAGTACAGCAAGCTGACAACCTCTATTTTTTTTGGAAAACTGAACCTGTTTTTTTCCTGCAACGCCTCCCTCCCTGTTTGTTATCTGAGGAATGAGAAGGAAAATGCCCCGGAGATCCCTATGAGTTTTTCACTGAATCTCAGGAAACATCTGCTGAACTCTATCATCACAGAGGTAGGGCAGCTTGGATTTGACAGGATAATCATATTTAAATTTAAGAAGATAAACGAGCTGGGGGAATACAAAGAGTACAAGCTCTATTTCGAGATAATGGGTAAGCACAGCAATCTCATACTCACAGATAAAGATGGGGAAATATTAGACCTCATGAAGAGGTTTTCAATTGAAGAAAATAAGCTTAGAGTTCTTCTCCCTGGAGCAAAATATTCTCAGCCTGTAACAGATAAAAAGCTCTCCCCTGTTGACATATCTGAAGAGAGCCTAGAGGCCATGATAGGAAATCCTAAGGAACTTGTGAAGAATGTAGAGGGACTGGGTATGATCGCAGCTAAATCACTAGAATCACCTGATGATCTGCTGAAGATGCTAGCCGATAAAGGAACACCTACGGTTTACTACAACAACAGAAAAATAACCTTGGCCTCGGTTTTTCACGTTAAAAACACTCAGTTTGACAGAAAAGAGGAGTTTGAAACTGTAAATGAGATGATAAATTTTTATATAAAGGCTACAAAATCCTCAGAGTCCTACAACAATCTTTATTTCTCTCTTGTAAATGTTGTAGAAAAAGAGATCAAAAAAAATAAACGTACTCTTAAAATTTTAGAAAAAGAGATGGAAAAAAACAGGAAACATGAAAAATCAAGAGAGATAGGGGATATTTTGGCTGCAAATCTTTACTCTATAAAAAGGGGACAAAAAGAAGCAGTGCTTTTTGATTTTTATAACAACTGTGAGATAACTATAACTCTGAATCCAAATCTCTCTCCGAAGGAAAACCTAGACAGTTATTACAAAAAGTACAATAAGTTAAAACGTGGTTTTAAGTTTAATCTCAAAAGATACGAAGAGGTAAAAAATGAAATAAGCTATCTACAAGGTGTGAAAAGTTTTCTAGATGAAAGCTCTACCATGGAAAATCTAAACACTATCAAAGATGAACTTGTGGCAGGGAGATATATGAAAGCTGTAAAAAGTCTGAAAAAGAAAAAGAGTATACCTCTTAATTACGGAATCATAGAATTTGAAGGATATCAGATTTTTTTCGGAAGAAATAATCTTGAAAATGACAATCTGTCTTTCAAGGTAGCCGACAGAAATGACATGTGGCTTCACTCAAAAGAGGTTTCCGGAAGTCATGTGATAATACGTTGGAACGGTGAATTTACAGAGGATGTTATATTCAAAGGGGCAGAAGTGGCCGCCTTTTATTCAAAAACACTCCCAGGTGAGAAGGTTCTGATAGACTATACATTAAAAAAATACTTGAATAAACCAAAGGGAGGGAAGCCCGGTTTTGTAACCTACAGCAATCAGGAATCTATACTGGTTGTTAAACCTGAGGCTCTATAAAAGATGGAGACAGATATTATGTCTCCTTTTTTTGCAATATTTCAAAAAATTATGATAAAATGCAGTTAATCTTTATAACATTTTGTTAAATACAGTATGATGCAACGGAGGCATAATATGAAACTTGATTTCTCTATGATTAAACAATTCGGAAGATTTTATAAGCCACATAAAAAGCTTTTTATAGTTGATATGGCATGTGCTTTTTTTGTAGCACTTATTGACTTAGCCTATCCAATGATGGCTAAATATGCATTAAATGACCTTCTTCCAAAAGATGAATTCAGAAGTTATTTTATTTTTGTATTGATTCTACTTGGATTGTATATTCTCAGGGTGTTTTTTCAGTTTGTAAATGATTATTGGGGTCATATCCTTGGAATAAGAATCGAATATGACCTGAGAAAAGAACTGTTTTCTCATCTTCAGAAACTTTCCTTTCGTTTCTATGATAAGACTAGGGTGGGACATATTATGTCTAGAATGGTCAATGATCTGAATGAAATGACAGAGATGGCCCATCATGTACCTGAAGATGTTTTTCTATCAGTGGTAATGCTTATAGGCTCTTTCTTTGCCATGATATTTCTGAACTGGCAGCTAGCTATAGGGGTATATACCGTTGTGCCGGTTATGGTTTTTTTTGCAGTAAAAAGAAGAAAAAAAATGTCACAGGGATTTAAACAAGTAAAAGAAAAAATATCAGGTGTAAATGCCCAGCTAGAGAGCAGCATTTCAGGAATAAGAGTATCAAAGTCATTTGCAAATGAAGAGCATGAGATCAATAAATTCAATGATAGTAATGTTCTCTTTAAAAACTCTAAAAATGAAGCTTATATGCAGATGGCTGTTTTTATGGGGGGTATGCATTTTTTTATAAACTTACTGAATATAGTTGTTCTCGGACTAGGGGGCTACTTGATTTACACTGGAAAGATGAATTTTCCAGATTTAGTCGCCTTTACCTTATATACTAATGCTTTTTTAGTTCCAATTAGAAGGCTTACCAATTCGGTTCAGCAATTTGAATCAGGAATGACGGGATTCGCAAGATTTAAGGAAATTATGGTGATAGAACCTCTGATAAAGGATAGTGAAGACGCCATAGAGATAGAACAGTGCAAAGGGAAGATCAGTTTCAAAAATGTCACCTTTGCCTACAATGAAAATCACAATATAATCTCTGACATCAATTTAAACATAGAATCAGGGAAAGTAATCGCTCTTGTGGGACCATCAGGAGGAGGGAAAACAACCCTGTGTCACCTTATACCAAGATTTTATGAAGTGGATACAGGAGAGGTTTCCATCGATGATATCAATATCAAAGATATAAAAATTAACAGCCTTAGAAAAAATATAGGCCTCGTTTCTCAGGATGTTTTCTTATTTGCAGGAACTATAAAAGATAATATCATGTATGGAAATATAAATGCCACAGAAGAAGAGATGATCCGAGCGGCTAAAAATGCCGAAATCCACGAATTTATCATGAGCCTGGAAAATGGTTATGATACTGACGTGGGAGAAAGAGGGATCAAGCTCTCTGGAGGCCAAAAACAAAGAATAAGTATTGCAAGGGTATTCCTTAAGAATCCCCCTATACTGATACTAGATGAGGCTACTTCCGCCCTTGACAATGAAACTGAATTTAAGATCCAAAAGGCCCTTGAAAAACTATCAGAAGGCAGGACAAGCCTTATTATAGCTCACCGTCTCACTACGATAAAACACGCTGATGAAATCATAGTTATCAACAAGGATGGGATACAGGAGATCGGAACTCATGAGGAGCTTCTAGAGGAAAAGGGGATATACAGCTCTCTGTATGAGGCTCAGTATAAGGGATTCATCCCTGACGAGATAGAGCGTAACTAGATTAAAACTTTTTTAAGTGCTATATGCTCAAATAAAAACATAAGACATTAAATGAATTTTATCTTTTATGGTGGAAGGGTTTTTTTGTATTAAAGGATAGTAAAAAGGGGTGGGATTATGATAAAAAATATTATATTTGATCTGGGGAGAGTATTGCTTAATTTTGAGCCTTTAGAGTATACATACAAAAAAATTCCTGATAAGCAAAGAGCCTATAAAATTTACCAAGAGATATTTAAAAGTGATGAATGGCTTATGCTCGATAGGGGAGTAATTACAGAGGATGAAGCGATCAACAGGATATGTGGCAGAAATCCAGAAAATGATCAGCTTATAAGAGAAGTGATGAACAACTGGTATGAAATACTTACCCCGATGGAAGATGTGGTGGATATTTTAAAAGAATTAAAACTTAAGGGGTATAAAATTTATTTTTTATCTAATTTTCATTTGCTGGCATTTGAAAGGGTTTCCAAGAAATATGATTTTTTCAGAAATTTTAATGGAGGGATAGTCTCATACATAGAAAATCTACTTAAACCGGAAGATGAAATTTATAATAAATTAGTCGCAATATACGGGATAAATCCGGCTGAGTCAGTAATTATAGATGATACAAAAGATAATGTTATAAGCGCTGAAAAATTAGGATTTAAAACAATACTTTTTACAACATCTATTGATTTGAAGGAGAAACTGTTTGAATATAATTGTTTTTGATAACTTGCAATTAAATACGGCAAACACACCAAGCACACCAAACATAAATCATGGGGTGAAAGATGTATCTGAAAAAAGATTTGCATCAAAAGACTGTCTTGTTTGTATAGGGAAAACATAAAAAGAAAAAGCTGCCAATTGATGGATTACCCTATGTGGTTCATCTGAGCAATGTAGCTATGGAAGTCATGTTTGCCTGGGAATCTTGCAAAGATTTTGATATAGAATATGCTCTTCAGTTGGCTCTCTTGTATGATGTCCTTGAGGACATTGAGACCACCTATGAGAAGTTGGAGAAGACTTTTGGTATAGGGGAAACGGATAGAAATATTGCAAAACATTAATATATGAGAAATCTCTACAGAAAAGATTTTGAGTTGTCTAAAATAGGTGGGGATAGTAAAAATGTCTGACAGAATAACAAATTTAGAGAAACCTCCGAAACACTGGAGTAAAGAAAAGATTATATCGTATAGAGAAGAGACTCAGTATTTATTGGAATCTTTGAAGTTTAGCAACAAATATCTTTCTGAAAAATTGAGGTTTAAAATAAATGAAAATCAATATGAAAAATATATTGGAGTATCTCTTGAATAACCTAATAATTTAAAATTATATTGATCTTTGGAGCAACAGCAAAAAAAAGCTGATGCTCCATTTTATATATTTTTTTCAAAGTGGCTAAAATAAAAAATCAAAATACTTTAAGAATAAAGTATTGAATTTCTAAGCTCTGTTACTTTCTTTGCTTGTCCAAAGAAAGTAACCAAAGAAAAGACACCCCTAAAAAGATTCCTAAAATCATTTCTGAACTAACTTTCACTTGAAATATAGTCGGCAAAGCCTCCTTATTTCAAAGAAAGTGGATTTCAGAAAAAGTGATTTCTTAACGGAATTTTTTAAAGGGTAAAGCAATCTAAAAATTAAAAAAATTATTTTCTCTCTGTGAAACTTCTTATTTTTCTCTGTGTCCTCTGTGACCAAAAGGTTTTGTTATTATTTGTGTTAATTTTTTTGTCTTTTATTGATTTTCATTCGTGATGAAATCTTTTGACTCTATATCCTTATAAATTCAGTATTTTACCAAAACCTCTTTAAATTAGAAACTTAAGAAATTTACTGTTTATTTTTGTAATAAAACTCTGCCAGTTCATTATACCTTTTTCGATTTAATCCCATATCAGAATAACCGATCCTGCTCTGTGAACGGTAGTGAATGACCTTATCTTCAGCATCAAAATAAAATTCTACATCGTCTCGGTATCTCATTATTCCAGTTATAAAAACTGCATATAGATAATCTTCAGATTCGTTTATAATCTCGTGCTTACCATAGTTCTTACAAGCCGCTTTGATTATTTTTTTTGCATCACTTACAGGAATGTCTAGCACCAGAGGGTCCACCTGTTTTTTCACCTGGTCTGTCTGTGAAGATACACCATTGGGGGATGATTTCAAGGGAGACATTTTTCCGGATTTTACTCCGAGATTTTTCGGGGCTGAAATACATCCAAATGTCATAAATACTAGGATAAATCCTATCACATACTTCATAAAATCCCTCTCTTCTTAATTTTTATATACATGATTTGTTTATAAGTTTAATATACTACTTCTTTAGAGAAAAGACTGTAAAAAATATAAAGTTTTATTTTATAGAGCTTTGTATGTTGGATAATAAAGGGTTTAAGTATGACAGTGGCTACAACTGAAACTTACTATACAGGGTCACATGGAATTTTATCAATAGGTTAAAAATTTTTATTATTTTTTTATTAGTACTCCGAATGTAAATTCCTAAAGATAAAATCTATGAAACTGCACCTTTGGGTAGATGGGGAGACTAGTCTGCCTGTCTTGCTTGGAAAGGAGCAAAAAAAGGAGGGATTTATTTTGAAAATCTGTCGTATTAATATGAGGGACAAATGGAACAGAGGGGGTATCAGTTGTAAAGAAACAGGCTCTTCCTGCCTATGCCCCTAGGTCAGCAAAGGGTATAGGGGTTATGCTACAACTATTAGGGTGATTATCCAATGGGGATTGCTCTCGGGATAATACTTATGTTGCTAACATTTGGTGCCAACAGTGTGGTGTATATGCTTCACAAAGGGGAGTAAAAAAATTATGATAGAGATAAGAAACCTCGCCAAATCATTTGGGAAAATAAGAATTTTAAACATAGAAAAGATGCTAATAAATACCCTTTGGGTAACTGCTGTAAGAGGAGAGAATGGTTTAGGAAAAACTACTTTGTTTTCTCTGATATCTGGATTAGAATTGGAGTTTGAAGGTGAAATTGTAAAAAAATGGAATAGGCCAAATGGATACTACATTTGTACAGCAGGATTTTTATCTGTTAAAAATAAGTGTTTATGAGAATATATCTTATCCCTTAAAAATAAGAAAGTAGAGTGATGGCCAGATAAAAAAATGATTTTCTCTTATCTGAATTTAAAATAGAGCATTAATTCCATAAGAATGCCAGCAGATTAAGCAGTGGAGAAAGTTAGAAAGTCGCCATTTTCAGGACTCTTTCTTTTATACCGAAACTGATATTGTTAGACAAACCTAATTTAAATCTAGATAAAGAATCTATCATTCTTGCTGAAAATGTGCTAAGCAGATATACTAGATAAGAAAAGGAGGAGTAATTATGATAAATCATAATAATGAGCAAACTGAGAAAATGGCGGACCAGAACATTTAACTGAAGGAGTATTTGAAGAGAGTGGATTAATTGGATTTTTTTAAGTAACTTCATCGGAAGAATCAAAAAAGAATAATACAAAAAATTTATTGAAATTTTTTCAAAAAAGAAATTGTTCCTCTGAGTGAATCAATTGGAAGGTGTTCTACCTCCAAGATTGTCTCAAAGGATTCTGTTTACTGTTTTGATAAAACTACCATAGATGGATAAATAACCGATACATTACTAATACTAATGAAACAGTATATGTTCCCACAGGATGCATGATTCCCTGTGGTGCAGATGCTGTTATTATGATAGAATATTCTGAAGTCATGGTAGATGAAGTACTTTTGAATACCTCTCTAAAAAAAACCAAAAGTAGGTATAATTTCCAATGAAACAGAGATAGTAGAAGACTCTAAGAATCTATCTTATGGTAAAATCATGAATTCAAACTCTATAATGTTTTTTTCCATGTTTGAAAAATGAGGTGGAGAGGCTTCGTGCTTTTAACTAATGGAGGATGATTATAAAAATTATCAGAAACTTTATTTATTCTAAGGGAAATCCTAAAAGTATATCGGGATATCTGATCTGTTGAAAGAGGATGTAAGTTTTATAAGCAGACAATGTGGAGCAGGAACCCGGATACTGCTAGATAAAGATAAACTGGATATGAGGCTATGGAAGGGGAGCTACAACGCCACTGCAGTCAAAAGCTGGTCAGCAGATGTTGTACTGGGAATAAAAGTTGCTGAACAGGTTATGGACCTTGATTTCGTGCCAATAATCTCTGAAAATTATGATTTCTTGGTAAGGTAAAAAACTCTTTCAGATGACAGAATGAAAAGTTTTTTTAATAATATGAGTTCTTTAGAATTTAAAGAAAAAATAAAAAGATTAGGTGGATACAGTGTATCAGAAAGCAGAAAGTTGATTTTTAAAGGAGATGTCTAATGAGGGATTTACATGGAAGAGTTATAAATTACTTGAGAATATCTCTAACTGAAAATTGTAACCTCAGTTGTATCTACTGCAGACCTGACAAGTGTATCGAGGCTAAAAAAGACTTTATGACCAAAAGAGAGGTCGTCTCTATAGTCGAGGCAATGGCAGAACTTGGAGTAAAAAAGGTCCGTTTTACAGGGGGAGAGCCCCTTTTGAGAAAGGATATAACTGAAATCATTTCAGAGGTTTCAAAAATAGACGGGATAGATGATATTGCGTTGACTACCAATGGAATTTTTTTGGCTGAAAAGGCAAAGGAACTTAAAGATGCTGGCCTTATGAGGGTAAATGTAAGCATTGATACACTGGAGAAAGAAAAGTATAGGGGTCTTACCGGAGGGAATCTTGATATGGTATTAGAAGGGATCAAAAGAGCGGAGCAAGAGGGACTTCACCCTGTGAAATTAAATGTTGTTCTAATGAAAAGTTATAACAGTGAAGAAATAGAAAATTTTGTAAAGATAACGGTGGAAAAAGAGATGGATGTGAGATTTATAGAACTTATGCCTATGGGGAGTTCCGTAAGGTGGATTGAAAAGGAATACCTATCTTCACAAGAGGTACTGAATAGATGTCCTAGGCTCCAAATAGTTGAAAAAGATTATGCAGCCTCTCCGTCACTGTTGTATAAATTTCCAGAGGGAAAGGGGAGAGTTGGAATAATAAATACAATATCTAATAAATTTTGTGACTCGTGCAATAGAGTCAGGATAACTCCCTCTGGAAAGTTGAAATTGTGTCTTCATTCAAATAAAGAGATAGATTTATTGGGAGCCTTGAGAAAAGATGAGGATATACTTGAGCTATTTAGAAAAAATATCCCAAATAAACCTGAGAAACATCTTTTGGATAAGAAACATTATAATGATAAAGACATGTATAAAATTGGAGGATGAATGGATTTAACGCATTTTAATGACAAGGGCAGAGCCCGTATGGTGGATGTGGGAGATAAATCTCAGACAGATAGAGTTGCAGTTGCCAGGGGATATATTCTTATGGATGAAAAAACCATAGAAACTGTAAAAAATGGCGGGATAAAAAAGGGAGATGTACTTTCTGTAGCCCAGGTAGGCGGAATAATGGGAGCAAAAAAAACCTGGGAGTTAATACCCATGTGCCATAATATATTGATAGACGGTGCAGATATAAATTTTACAATTGATACAGACAGAATATGGGTAGAAGCAAAGGTGCGAACTACAGGGAAGACGGGGATAGAGATGGAAGCACTTACGGCAGTTTCTGTGGCCTGTTTGACCATATATGATATGTGCAAGGCGATAGATAAAAAAATGATAATAGGTGATATTAAATTAATAAGCAAAACAGGGGGAAAATCAAACTTTGCATTGGGGGAGTAATATGGTGAAAAATAAAATACATGGAAGGGTAAAAGCTGTCAATATAAGCAGTACAAAGGGCGTGGTAAAAAATCCTGTAAAAGAGGGCTACTTTAAAGTGGATCACGGTCTTGAAGGTGATGCACATGCTGGAAACTGGCATAGGCAGGTAAGTCTGCTGGCAAGCGAAAGTGCTGACAAGGTTAGGGCCGCAGGGTTTGATATAGAAGACGGTAAGTTTGCTGAAAATATAACTACAGAAGGGATAGAGCTGTACTCTATTCCTGTTGGAACCAAACTGAAGATAGGAGAATCTGTACAGGAAGTGACACAGATAGGAAAAGAGTGCCATACTGGATGTGCCATAAAACAAGCTGTAGGTGAGTGTGTTATGCCTAAGGAGGGTATATTTACCAAGGTTATTATAAACGGACTGGTAAAACCTGGAGATAGTATAGAGGTTTTGTAAAAGAACATTGTTGAGGGGTCATTTTATAGGCCCTTTTTTTATTGAATCTTCATAAATTAAAAGTAGAGTAAATTTTTGAAACTGGAGAAAAACATTTTCTCAAATAAGGACGATGCAGTGGTCCGTAAAGTTGGAGTTTTATATCTTAAAAATATCAATTGCCCGGTTTTTTTGGATATTAAAAAATGAGATATATTTTAGAGGTGTATACATTTTGAAAATTTATCTGTGTTAAAAGGATGAAATACTCACATAAGGTATAGTGGATTAAGGTGTCATAGTTGAAGCTATAAATGATATACACTGAAAATGCCGTATGAAAATTTGTTAAATCTACATATCGTTTAAAATTATTATGCTCTAATTTTTATATAAAATAAAAAAGTTTGATTAAAGGAGGTCGGGAATGAGGGTTCTGATAACAGATAAAATGAGTGAATGGACAGCGCTGTATATAGCATCTAAAATAAATGATTATTCAGACAATAACAAGAGCTTTGTACTGGGATTGCCAACAGGGGAGACGCCTCTTAAAATGTACAAGGAACTTATAAAACTTAATAAAAAAGGCATGGTATCTTTTAAAAATGTAATAACTTTTAATATGGATGAATATGTCAATATTCCTAAGGAACATCCTAAAAGCTATCATGCCTATATGTATAACAATTTTTTTAAAAATATCGACATACCTAGCGAAAACATAAATATTTTAGACGGAGATGCCTTAGATCTTGTTAGGGAATGCGAAGAATATGAGGAAAAAATTAAAAAATACGGTGGCATCGACCTATTTGTGGGTGGAGTAGGTGAAAATGGTCATATAGCCTTTAACGAACCTGGATCTTCTATTAATTCTAGAACAGGAATAAAAACTTTGGCTCAGGAAACATTAAGGTCAAATTCTAGATTTTTTGGTGATGACATATCAAAAGTTCCTAAAAAAGCTCTTACTGTGGGAGTGGGAACAATACTAGATTCAAAAGAAATTCTGATAATGGCAGGAGGAGAGAGGAAGGCTTTGGCCATCAGACAGCTTATAGAGGGCGGTATTAATCATATGTGGGCAATTACGGCAATCCAGCTCCATAAAAAAGCAATAGTAGTATGTGATGAAGCTTCTACAATGGAGCTAAAAGTGAAAACAGTAAAATACTTTAAAGGGCTTGAGAGGGAAAATCTAGATATAAAAAAAATTTACGATTATGTTAAAAATCAGATTTTTCCAAATTATTTTTAAATTATAATTATCTATAAAAATAATCACACTTCTGAATTTAAAAATAGAGTATAATTTATATGGGTGATTATTATGAAAATTCTTAATCCAGAACTGTTAGAAAAATACATTGCAGTCGAAAAAGATTCTAAAATAAAAATTAAGTTGCTATGTTTAAATACTATTTGTAATGGAATGAAAGTCGTAGATGCTGCTGATACTTTTAAAGTCCCAAGACGAACCATCTATGATTGGTATCATTATTGGAACGAAGATGGATATGACGGTTTAGTCCCTACAAAACAAACAGGTAGGCCATCTAAACTGACTCCACGTGAATTTGAAGAATTAAAACAAATCTTGATAGAAAAACAAATTTTCACCACAAAAGATGTTAAAATTTTAATACAAGAAATGTTTGGAGTTAATTATTGTTTCGATCATGTCGCAAGAATTTTGAAAGAAAAATTCAAATTCCATCATAAGAAACCATATATTTTGTCAAGTAAAAGACCTGTCGAAGCAGAGAGTATTCTTTATCAAAGACTCAGTGAAGCAATAGGAATTCTTAGAAAAGATCCTAATTTTGACATTAAAAAGCTTGCTATAGGATTTTTAGATGAAAGCAGCTCTCAAAATAATCC from uncultured Ilyobacter sp. includes these protein-coding regions:
- a CDS encoding ABC transporter ATP-binding protein yields the protein MIKQFGRFYKPHKKLFIVDMACAFFVALIDLAYPMMAKYALNDLLPKDEFRSYFIFVLILLGLYILRVFFQFVNDYWGHILGIRIEYDLRKELFSHLQKLSFRFYDKTRVGHIMSRMVNDLNEMTEMAHHVPEDVFLSVVMLIGSFFAMIFLNWQLAIGVYTVVPVMVFFAVKRRKKMSQGFKQVKEKISGVNAQLESSISGIRVSKSFANEEHEINKFNDSNVLFKNSKNEAYMQMAVFMGGMHFFINLLNIVVLGLGGYLIYTGKMNFPDLVAFTLYTNAFLVPIRRLTNSVQQFESGMTGFARFKEIMVIEPLIKDSEDAIEIEQCKGKISFKNVTFAYNENHNIISDINLNIESGKVIALVGPSGGGKTTLCHLIPRFYEVDTGEVSIDDINIKDIKINSLRKNIGLVSQDVFLFAGTIKDNIMYGNINATEEEMIRAAKNAEIHEFIMSLENGYDTDVGERGIKLSGGQKQRISIARVFLKNPPILILDEATSALDNETEFKIQKALEKLSEGRTSLIIAHRLTTIKHADEIIVINKDGIQEIGTHEELLEEKGIYSSLYEAQYKGFIPDEIERN
- the rsgA gene encoding ribosome small subunit-dependent GTPase A; protein product: MTKMQGFYYVESQGKTYECRLRGILKKTDRKDNCIVGDIVEFSEDYSITKVYVRKNIIHRPLVANIDYIVIQFSAVDPRLDYERINILILNSYYHKIKPVIIINKIDLIEEADIEEIKNNLHYLKALDIDLFFVSTTENIGIEEVKSYIRGHVTAFGGPSGVGKSSILNLLQKGVTLKVGETSRKLKRGKHTTRATTLLPLKEEGFVIDTPGFSSVDLPEIENVQELIDLFPEFDIDKPCKFSNCIHVNEPGCVVKDAVEDGSISKERYEFFLRCYEKLKMERWNKL
- the rpe gene encoding ribulose-phosphate 3-epimerase — translated: MIKVAPSILSADFSKLGEEITSITESGADMIHIDVMDGMFVPNISFGPVVIKSIRDKSNLCFDVHLMIESPERYIDEFVKAGADLITVHAESTTHLHRTIQQIKAHGIKAAVSLNPATSVESLKYVIDELDMVLLMSVNPGFGGQKFIPSTLEKIKEVRSMNANIDIQVDGGITDETVKDCIEAGANVFVAGSYVFSGNYKERIESLKK
- a CDS encoding HAD family phosphatase, whose translation is MIKNIIFDLGRVLLNFEPLEYTYKKIPDKQRAYKIYQEIFKSDEWLMLDRGVITEDEAINRICGRNPENDQLIREVMNNWYEILTPMEDVVDILKELKLKGYKIYFLSNFHLLAFERVSKKYDFFRNFNGGIVSYIENLLKPEDEIYNKLVAIYGINPAESVIIDDTKDNVISAEKLGFKTILFTTSIDLKEKLFEYNCF
- a CDS encoding MarR family winged helix-turn-helix transcriptional regulator, encoding MVLEKVNIVLEDFYKLFYETEDLALKQGIKCLTHTELHVIEAIGSDSLTMNELSDRLGITMGTATVAISKLSEKGFINRMRSDLDRRKVFVSLSRKGDEALNYHTNYHNMIMSSITKNIDPKDIEVFVSVFEKILKNLREKIDYFKPNPITDFPKNYLVSIIDIKGTPIIKAFFRDQGIEVYSVIKIISNNLKTITVEKKDGSLLEINVLDAKNLIAVKKES
- a CDS encoding DUF1499 domain-containing protein: MKYVIGFILVFMTFGCISAPKNLGVKSGKMSPLKSSPNGVSSQTDQVKKQVDPLVLDIPVSDAKKIIKAACKNYGKHEIINESEDYLYAVFITGIMRYRDDVEFYFDAEDKVIHYRSQSRIGYSDMGLNRKRYNELAEFYYKNKQ
- a CDS encoding NFACT family protein, giving the protein MLYLDGISINKLKDELAEVLTGRKVTKIFQYSKLTTSIFFGKLNLFFSCNASLPVCYLRNEKENAPEIPMSFSLNLRKHLLNSIITEVGQLGFDRIIIFKFKKINELGEYKEYKLYFEIMGKHSNLILTDKDGEILDLMKRFSIEENKLRVLLPGAKYSQPVTDKKLSPVDISEESLEAMIGNPKELVKNVEGLGMIAAKSLESPDDLLKMLADKGTPTVYYNNRKITLASVFHVKNTQFDRKEEFETVNEMINFYIKATKSSESYNNLYFSLVNVVEKEIKKNKRTLKILEKEMEKNRKHEKSREIGDILAANLYSIKRGQKEAVLFDFYNNCEITITLNPNLSPKENLDSYYKKYNKLKRGFKFNLKRYEEVKNEISYLQGVKSFLDESSTMENLNTIKDELVAGRYMKAVKSLKKKKSIPLNYGIIEFEGYQIFFGRNNLENDNLSFKVADRNDMWLHSKEVSGSHVIIRWNGEFTEDVIFKGAEVAAFYSKTLPGEKVLIDYTLKKYLNKPKGGKPGFVTYSNQESILVVKPEAL